The proteins below come from a single Streptomyces spongiicola genomic window:
- a CDS encoding glycosyltransferase family 4 protein: protein MARVVLDLVAHQIRGGVPVAVACPGGGMLAEAVRGLGGGVHRWRAGKRVGPLLAWEVGRLARIVAASSPLLVHAHGPRAGLAARLAVRGRLPTVFQPHVWSFEVAGGFLAGPARRWERYGARWAARIVCVSETERLKGVAAGVEALWAVVPNGVDTERFRPPAEDVRPDLPPLVADLPGSAPLVVCVGRLCHRKGQDVLLASWEQVLRRVPNARLVLVGDGPGADALRAAAPVSVRFAGDQADAAPWYRAADLVVVPSRRESMALTPLEAMACGRPVVVTDVAGTRESLPPGHALFCTTPVQDPHALATAVGDLLLNGPLRGTLGRQGRQHVLAAHDVRHSASAIADVYRELPATRAAVGGPAAR from the coding sequence ATGGCCCGGGTCGTCCTGGACCTGGTGGCCCATCAGATCCGCGGCGGTGTCCCGGTGGCGGTGGCGTGCCCGGGCGGCGGCATGCTCGCGGAGGCCGTCCGGGGGCTCGGCGGCGGAGTCCACCGGTGGCGGGCGGGGAAGAGGGTCGGCCCGCTGCTGGCCTGGGAGGTGGGCCGGCTCGCCAGGATCGTGGCGGCGTCGAGCCCGCTTCTGGTGCACGCTCACGGTCCCAGGGCCGGGCTGGCCGCCCGGCTCGCCGTGCGCGGCCGGCTCCCCACCGTCTTCCAGCCGCACGTCTGGTCCTTCGAGGTGGCCGGCGGTTTCCTGGCCGGCCCGGCCCGCCGCTGGGAGCGGTACGGAGCCCGCTGGGCGGCCCGGATCGTCTGCGTCAGCGAGACGGAGCGGCTCAAGGGTGTGGCGGCCGGCGTCGAGGCGCTGTGGGCCGTCGTCCCGAACGGCGTGGACACGGAACGGTTCCGGCCGCCGGCCGAGGACGTCCGACCGGACCTCCCCCCGCTGGTGGCAGATCTGCCCGGGTCCGCGCCGCTGGTGGTGTGCGTGGGGCGGCTGTGCCACCGGAAGGGTCAGGACGTGCTGCTCGCGTCGTGGGAGCAGGTCCTGCGCAGGGTGCCGAACGCCCGCCTGGTCCTGGTCGGCGACGGACCGGGCGCCGACGCGCTACGGGCGGCCGCTCCGGTGTCCGTCCGGTTCGCGGGCGACCAGGCGGACGCCGCACCCTGGTACCGGGCCGCCGACCTGGTCGTCGTCCCGTCCCGCCGGGAGAGCATGGCACTGACTCCGCTGGAGGCGATGGCCTGCGGCCGGCCGGTCGTGGTCACGGATGTCGCCGGGACGCGGGAGAGCCTGCCCCCGGGACACGCGCTGTTCTGCACCACGCCGGTGCAGGATCCGCACGCCCTGGCCACTGCCGTGGGAGACCTGCTGCTCAACGGCCCGCTGCGCGGGACGCTCGGCCGCCAGGGCCGGCAGCACGTCCTCGCCGCCCACGACGTACGCCACAGCGCGTCCGCGATCGCGGACGTCTACCGCGAGCTGCCGGCCACCCGGGCCGCAGTCGGCGGCCCGGCGGCACGCTGA
- a CDS encoding chaplin: protein MKRIAKSVAFAGTGVALVMGGAGAAVADSGATGAAVGSPGVASGNVVQVPVHVPVNVCGNTVNVVGLLNPAFGNTCANL, encoded by the coding sequence ATGAAGCGAATCGCGAAGTCGGTGGCGTTTGCGGGCACGGGCGTCGCCCTGGTCATGGGCGGTGCGGGCGCGGCCGTCGCGGACAGCGGCGCTACGGGTGCCGCCGTTGGCTCGCCCGGTGTCGCCTCCGGCAATGTGGTCCAGGTGCCGGTCCACGTTCCGGTGAACGTCTGCGGCAACACCGTCAACGTCGTCGGTCTGCTGAACCCGGCCTTCGGCAACACCTGCGCCAACCTCTGA
- a CDS encoding chaplin — MSRTAKAFVLSTLAAAAVAGSTGIAAADSGAEAAAANSPGVLSGNVAQVPVHVPVNVCGNTVNVVALLNPTFGNACVND; from the coding sequence ATGTCGCGTACCGCGAAGGCTTTCGTCCTGTCCACCCTCGCCGCCGCCGCTGTTGCGGGTTCCACCGGCATCGCCGCCGCCGACAGCGGTGCGGAGGCCGCAGCGGCGAACTCGCCGGGAGTGCTCTCCGGCAACGTGGCCCAGGTCCCGGTTCACGTCCCGGTGAACGTCTGCGGCAACACCGTCAACGTCGTCGCCCTGCTGAACCCGACCTTCGGCAACGCCTGCGTCAACGACTGA
- a CDS encoding DUF5949 family protein: MTSTPSALRAISPARLGTLVVIAWSGEHPDDERDMPFLLAYSLGDGAGGPEGTGTAARELLDAVGLPVGGEYVDAADSTGLPVTLLVEAGQAVLTMPHLTAQCAVPPEWLAAVGDRGHVYFIFATRPWPDAAPGVPVTEDRLREFVGDEAVLSSSAHCLLPVRQLRG, translated from the coding sequence GTGACCTCCACCCCCAGCGCGCTACGCGCCATCAGCCCGGCCCGACTGGGCACCCTCGTCGTCATCGCCTGGAGCGGTGAGCACCCCGACGACGAGCGCGACATGCCCTTCCTGCTGGCCTATTCGCTCGGGGACGGCGCCGGCGGACCGGAGGGGACCGGGACCGCCGCCCGGGAGCTGCTGGACGCCGTGGGTCTGCCGGTCGGGGGGGAATACGTGGATGCCGCCGATTCCACCGGACTTCCCGTCACACTGCTGGTGGAGGCGGGCCAGGCCGTGCTGACGATGCCTCATCTGACCGCGCAGTGCGCGGTGCCGCCGGAGTGGCTGGCCGCGGTCGGGGATCGGGGCCATGTGTACTTCATCTTCGCCACGCGGCCATGGCCGGACGCCGCGCCCGGGGTCCCGGTCACGGAGGACCGGCTGCGGGAGTTCGTCGGGGACGAGGCGGTGCTGTCGTCGTCGGCGCACTGCCTGCTGCCGGTCCGTCAGCTCCGGGGCTGA
- a CDS encoding vitamin K epoxide reductase family protein, whose protein sequence is MGTRARTRAPRSVTASHAAPAAEVGASRGFALMLVLTGAAGLLASWAITLDKFRLLEDPGFTPGCSLNPVVSCGSIMESEQAAVFGFPNPMLGLVSYAVVTAVGAGLLAGARYRRWFWLALNGGALLGAVFCTWLQFQSLYRIGALCLWCCLAWVATIVLFCRVTGHTVGHRMLPAPARLRAGLREFGWLPPIAWTGAVGMLVLTRWWDFWTS, encoded by the coding sequence ATGGGAACCCGAGCCAGGACGCGCGCCCCGCGCTCCGTGACGGCGTCGCACGCCGCTCCCGCGGCCGAGGTGGGCGCGAGCCGCGGCTTCGCCCTGATGCTCGTGCTCACGGGTGCGGCCGGACTGCTCGCCTCCTGGGCCATCACGCTCGACAAGTTCCGGCTGCTGGAGGATCCGGGCTTCACCCCCGGGTGCAGCCTCAATCCCGTGGTGTCGTGCGGGAGCATCATGGAGAGCGAACAGGCGGCCGTCTTCGGCTTCCCGAACCCGATGCTCGGGCTCGTCTCGTACGCCGTGGTGACCGCGGTCGGCGCCGGGCTGCTGGCGGGTGCCCGGTACCGGCGCTGGTTCTGGCTCGCGCTCAACGGGGGTGCCCTCCTCGGCGCCGTCTTCTGCACCTGGCTGCAGTTCCAGTCGCTCTACCGGATCGGTGCCCTCTGCCTGTGGTGCTGCCTCGCCTGGGTCGCCACGATCGTCCTGTTCTGCCGGGTGACCGGGCACACCGTCGGGCACCGGATGCTGCCGGCCCCGGCCCGTCTGCGGGCCGGCCTGCGGGAGTTCGGCTGGCTGCCGCCGATCGCGTGGACCGGGGCCGTCGGCATGCTGGTGCTCACCCGCTGGTGGGACTTCTGGACCAGCTGA
- a CDS encoding phosphoribosyltransferase family protein — MLFTDRVDAGQRLAGALGHLREARPVVLGLPRGGVPVAFQVARALGAPLDVIVVRKLGVPYHRELGFGAIGEGGVRIISDDIVHRGRVSEKDVASVERAEAAELSRQARRFRADRPRVGIEGRTAIVVDDGIATGATAAAACEVVRAQGAARVVLAVPVAPPDAVSWLRTRADEVVCLSTPRSFSAVGEWYRDFSQTPDEEVVALLARSAADPPEAVRSVDVEAEAGRVRLSGELALPQDTAPVVMFAHGSGSSRHSPRNRAVAKALNAAGLGTLLFDLLTEPEAADRRNVFDIAVLADRLSGATRWLRTRTPWPIGYFGASTGAAAALWAASSAGPEVAAVVSRGGRPDLAGSRLPGVHAPTLLIVGGRDTTVLDLNRQAESALRCECRLAVVPGATHLFEEPGALEEVSALARDWFTVHLAPRKG; from the coding sequence GTGCTGTTCACCGATCGCGTCGACGCGGGGCAGCGCCTCGCCGGGGCCCTCGGGCATCTGCGGGAGGCCCGTCCCGTGGTGCTGGGGCTGCCCAGAGGCGGGGTTCCGGTGGCCTTCCAGGTGGCGCGGGCCCTGGGCGCGCCGCTGGACGTGATCGTCGTGCGCAAGCTGGGCGTGCCGTACCACCGGGAGCTGGGGTTCGGAGCCATCGGCGAGGGCGGCGTACGGATCATCAGCGACGACATCGTCCACCGGGGCCGAGTCTCCGAGAAGGACGTCGCCTCCGTGGAGCGCGCGGAGGCCGCCGAACTCAGCAGGCAGGCGAGGCGGTTCCGGGCGGACCGGCCGCGCGTCGGCATCGAGGGCCGGACCGCGATCGTCGTGGACGACGGGATCGCCACCGGGGCCACGGCCGCGGCGGCCTGCGAGGTCGTCCGTGCGCAGGGGGCGGCCAGGGTGGTGCTCGCCGTGCCCGTCGCACCGCCGGACGCGGTGTCCTGGCTGCGTACCCGGGCGGACGAGGTGGTGTGCCTGTCGACACCGCGGTCGTTCTCGGCGGTCGGGGAGTGGTACCGGGACTTCTCGCAGACCCCGGACGAGGAGGTCGTCGCGCTGCTGGCCCGGTCGGCCGCCGACCCCCCGGAAGCCGTCAGGTCCGTGGACGTCGAGGCGGAGGCGGGCCGGGTGCGGCTCTCAGGGGAGCTGGCCCTGCCGCAGGACACCGCCCCGGTGGTGATGTTCGCCCACGGTTCCGGGAGCAGCCGGCACAGCCCGCGGAACCGGGCGGTGGCGAAGGCCCTCAACGCGGCCGGTCTCGGCACCCTGCTGTTCGATCTGCTCACCGAGCCGGAGGCCGCCGACCGCCGGAACGTGTTCGACATCGCGGTGCTGGCCGACCGGCTCTCGGGGGCCACCCGCTGGCTGCGGACCCGCACCCCCTGGCCCATCGGCTACTTCGGGGCGTCCACCGGCGCCGCCGCGGCGCTCTGGGCGGCGTCGAGCGCCGGTCCGGAGGTCGCCGCCGTCGTCTCGCGGGGAGGCCGACCCGACCTGGCAGGCTCCCGGCTGCCCGGCGTGCACGCCCCGACGCTGCTGATAGTCGGAGGTCGTGACACGACCGTTCTCGACCTCAACCGCCAGGCGGAGTCCGCGTTGCGCTGCGAGTGCCGACTGGCCGTGGTCCCGGGGGCGACACATCTCTTCGAGGAGCCGGGAGCCCTCGAAGAGGTCTCGGCCCTGGCCCGCGACTGGTTCACGGTGCACCTGGCGCCGCGGAAGGGGTAG